One window of Dermacentor albipictus isolate Rhodes 1998 colony chromosome 9, USDA_Dalb.pri_finalv2, whole genome shotgun sequence genomic DNA carries:
- the LOC139049690 gene encoding uncharacterized protein has protein sequence MDNTQSPTPESTTIKVRYQRNHYGHKPEIQHLGMSDKEKASIAENLERGVPMKTILKRIRTSVASKLRPVHLAECSTLHNIKRQFNIAAPERCHTNDAVSVDMWVLVMKEKGETLVRLYKAQGAVDPSGTFSSADFALVLMTEPQKELLEKLGPAGTVCLDSTHGTIEYLFELTTLLVLDKVASVVAIAYFICNQMNEQTLTAFFKYLESAMAKKVAAKTLISDDASQFYKAWSRVMGAAKQKLLCAWHVDNNWRKKTHECVERQLRPHVYHSVWLLLEFLAEKAFEDYFKQFLSSQEEKLRDFLKYFKDHYAVRPQEWAYRFRTRAAVNTNRHLESKHRTLKHTMLERKQNRHGDKLISALMDLTNHFLMKRASQMMTGAKGKELRTIQKNHRSGSEMAACAKINEDGIWTVPSQSIKGLSYKVSKVKDGACCPLRCKECAVCVQAQSLCGHR, from the coding sequence ATGGACAACACTCAGAGTCCGACACCTGAAAGCACTACCATAAAGGTcaggtatcaaagaaaccattatggtcataaaccagaaattcagcacttgggaatgagtgacaaggaaaaggccagcatagcagagaacctagaaaggggtgtgcccatgaaaaccattctaaagcgaataagaacatctgtggcatccaagctgaggccagtgcacttggcagagtgctcaaccctgcataacatcaaacggcagtttaacattgctgctcctgaacgttgtcacactaatgacgctgtcagtgtagacatgtgggtgcttgtgatgaaagaaaaaggtgaaacacttgtccgcctgtacaaggcacaaggtgcagtggacccaagtggtacattttcttcagcagactttgctcttgttctgatgacagagcctcagaaggagctactagaaaaattgggccctgcagggactgtatgtcttgactccacacatgGAACTATAGAGTACCTGTTTGAGCTGACCACTCTTCTGGTGCTAGATAAAGTAGCATCAGTTGTAgctatagcttatttcatctgcaaccagatgaacgagcaaactttgacagcattcttcaaatatctggagtcggccatggccaaaaaagtggctgctaagacattgatatctgatgatgcctcgcaattctacaaagcatggtccagggtcatgggtgccgcaaaacagaaacttctctgtgcctggcatgtggataacaattggcgtaagaagacacacgagtgtgtagagagacagctaaggccacatgtttaccatagtgtgtggctactcttagagttcctcgcggaaaaggcatttgaagattattttaagcaattcctttctagtcaggaagaaaaactgagggacttcctgaagtacttcaaagaccactatgcagttaggccgcaagagtgggcttatcgctttaggactagagcagctgtcaacactaacaggcaccttgagagcaagcacaggacgttaaagcatactatgctggagagaaaacagaataggcatggtgacaaactaatttctgccctcatggacttgacaaatcattttttaatgaaaagggctagccagatgatgacaggggcaaagggtaaggagctgagaacaattcagaagaaccacaggtctggcagtgaaatggcagcttgtgccaaaataaatgaagatggcatatggactgtgccatctcagtctattaaagggctctcatataaagtgtcaaaagtgaaagatggtgcttgctgtcctttgaggtgcaaggaatgcgcagtgtgtgtgcaagcacagtcactgtgtggtcatcgctaa